A part of Silvimonas soli genomic DNA contains:
- a CDS encoding AsmA family protein, giving the protein MDLRHSKPFRITLLLITALIAVVGIAPWFLQADFAQNALVAQMEHDTQRTLNVQGRTRLVLLPRPSLLLDKVTLTEPHSTQVFAQAEHVRVEFSVWPLLRSRSVVVHRLDVDHPQVHIERQPDGTYNFDDLLRKRDVGSGINFDIDRVAFSDGDLAYRDNGLNENFRLTNLQWNMDKLGDPKNGELALDGELQVGPPQALQWHGKIKGTAAMRYHAQERRLLVADLRLDITQQGDSSPSLKVADSQITAIGNLVYGWQPLRLTGGDLRLSASGKRAGQSWTGELDLPEIGVVHNVISLNRLKLQVDMQSPGNRLSAQMMVPKLSGNQGGVLRADAASINVALNSPGQKLTAKFVSPLEMQGGTRFSLPAYNLTGSYSNAALPRGEIGLQLAGNSTLDLRSEFLHLASRGQLDHEPVSMSLGVNDFVSPEYQFDFNISKLDLTPYLPVVSEGAKQVDPSKDLDFTWLQHARAQGQVRIGELVVKNLHVDDIAMSFNAKDRKLTLDPLQATLYEGQLTGSMEIDTSGDQPAFHARQRLTDTNINTLLVDVLDTSRFEGRGQVDLDISGRGTSLEDLRRTTNGSAHLQLKEGAIRGIDVEALLRNTSKQLALLGGDITQPADLDARTRFTQLQASLQIKDGVARNSDLAVATGVIKLTGNGAIDLGQGYIDYQMQATANSRVPELASLAGLTLPITLSGPLASPDYHVDYGDVKEQFIKRQKAAAEKAEKARAAAAKAAVKPAKAGKSAPPTAVPPKKKP; this is encoded by the coding sequence ATGGACCTGCGCCACTCCAAACCTTTCCGGATCACGCTTTTGCTGATTACGGCGTTAATCGCCGTCGTCGGAATCGCGCCCTGGTTCCTGCAAGCGGACTTTGCCCAGAACGCATTGGTCGCCCAAATGGAACACGATACCCAGCGCACGCTCAATGTGCAGGGGCGAACCCGGCTTGTCTTGTTACCGCGTCCATCGCTGCTGCTGGACAAGGTAACACTGACCGAGCCGCACAGTACGCAAGTGTTTGCGCAGGCCGAACATGTGCGCGTGGAGTTTTCGGTATGGCCACTGTTACGCTCGCGCTCGGTGGTGGTACACCGGCTGGACGTAGATCATCCGCAGGTGCATATCGAACGCCAGCCTGATGGCACCTACAACTTTGATGATCTGCTACGAAAACGCGATGTGGGCAGCGGTATCAATTTTGATATCGACCGTGTGGCATTCAGCGATGGCGATCTGGCCTACCGCGACAACGGTTTGAATGAAAACTTCCGCCTGACCAATCTGCAATGGAACATGGACAAGCTGGGCGATCCGAAAAACGGTGAACTCGCGCTGGATGGCGAGTTGCAGGTCGGCCCCCCGCAAGCGCTGCAATGGCATGGCAAGATCAAAGGCACCGCGGCCATGCGCTATCACGCGCAGGAACGGCGCCTGCTGGTGGCCGATTTGCGCCTGGACATCACCCAACAAGGCGATAGTTCGCCCTCCTTGAAGGTGGCCGATTCGCAAATCACCGCCATTGGCAATCTGGTTTATGGCTGGCAACCGCTGCGACTGACCGGTGGCGATCTGCGTCTGAGTGCATCAGGCAAACGCGCCGGGCAAAGCTGGACTGGCGAGCTGGATCTGCCGGAAATCGGCGTAGTGCATAACGTGATTTCGCTTAACCGCCTCAAGTTGCAGGTGGATATGCAGAGCCCGGGCAATCGGCTTTCGGCGCAAATGATGGTGCCCAAACTGTCTGGCAACCAGGGCGGTGTGCTACGCGCCGATGCCGCCAGCATCAACGTGGCACTCAATAGCCCAGGGCAGAAACTGACTGCCAAATTTGTCAGCCCGCTGGAAATGCAAGGCGGTACCCGCTTCTCATTGCCCGCATACAACCTGACCGGCAGTTACAGTAACGCCGCTTTGCCGCGGGGCGAAATCGGCCTGCAACTGGCTGGCAACAGCACGCTGGATTTGCGCTCGGAATTTTTGCATCTGGCCAGCCGCGGGCAGTTGGACCACGAACCGGTTTCGATGAGCCTGGGCGTGAATGATTTTGTCTCGCCCGAATACCAGTTTGACTTCAATATCAGCAAGCTGGACCTCACGCCGTATCTGCCGGTGGTCAGTGAAGGCGCCAAACAGGTCGACCCCAGCAAAGACCTCGACTTTACCTGGCTGCAGCACGCCCGCGCCCAAGGTCAGGTGCGGATCGGCGAGCTGGTCGTGAAGAACCTGCACGTTGACGACATCGCAATGAGCTTCAACGCCAAGGATCGCAAGCTCACACTCGATCCGCTGCAGGCGACCCTGTACGAAGGGCAACTGACCGGCAGCATGGAAATCGACACCTCGGGCGACCAACCGGCATTTCACGCCCGCCAGCGCCTGACGGACACCAATATCAACACGCTGCTGGTTGACGTGCTTGATACCAGCCGCTTTGAAGGGCGGGGCCAGGTTGATCTGGATATCTCCGGCCGTGGCACCTCGCTGGAAGACTTGCGCCGCACCACTAACGGCAGCGCTCATCTTCAGCTCAAAGAAGGGGCGATTCGCGGTATCGACGTTGAAGCGCTGCTACGCAATACCAGCAAGCAGCTGGCGTTACTGGGCGGCGATATTACCCAGCCCGCCGATCTGGATGCGCGTACCCGCTTCACCCAACTGCAGGCCAGTTTGCAAATCAAGGACGGCGTGGCACGCAATAGCGATCTGGCCGTTGCTACCGGCGTTATCAAGCTCACCGGCAATGGCGCTATCGACCTTGGTCAGGGTTATATCGATTACCAGATGCAGGCCACCGCCAACTCACGTGTGCCGGAACTGGCCAGCCTGGCCGGGTTGACGCTGCCCATTACTTTGTCTGGCCCGCTGGCTTCGCCGGACTATCACGTCGACTACGGTGACGTGAAAGAGCAATTCATCAAACGCCAGAAAGCCGCTGCCGAAAAAGCTGAAAAGGCCCGCGCGGCAGCCGCCAAAGCCGCTGTCAAGCCGGCCAAAGCAGGCAAATCCGCACCACCCACCGCTGTTCCCCCCAAGAAGAAACCCTGA
- a CDS encoding acyl-CoA thioesterase, which yields MPYRTEIKVRGYHLDLYGHVNNARYLEFLEEARWNMMELHGDLEWFMQRRYALVVSRIDIRYKRPATMGDLLVVETRSGEMGERHVIVEQKIVRADNGKVVAEAEVTVAVVHPETPGALPMQGEIAERFAQLVGEH from the coding sequence ATGCCGTATCGTACCGAGATCAAGGTTCGCGGGTATCACCTCGACCTTTATGGCCACGTGAATAACGCTCGATATCTTGAGTTCCTGGAAGAAGCCCGCTGGAACATGATGGAACTGCATGGCGACCTCGAATGGTTCATGCAACGACGCTATGCCCTGGTGGTGAGCCGCATCGACATCCGCTACAAACGGCCCGCCACCATGGGCGATTTGCTGGTGGTGGAAACCCGCTCGGGTGAAATGGGCGAACGGCATGTCATTGTGGAACAGAAAATCGTGCGGGCCGATAACGGCAAAGTGGTGGCAGAGGCCGAAGTGACGGTGGCAGTCGTGCATCCGGAAACCCCCGGCGCCTTGCCCATGCAAGGCGAGATCGCCGAGCGTTTTGCGCAACTGGTCGGGGAGCACTGA
- a CDS encoding LEA type 2 family protein gives MRRLLVLMLALLLASCGGLPMNWEKPRISLAGITLKQANFLQQRFTLALTIQNPNNISVPVTGLEARLTVNGQEMAQGVSNEALTIPALGEATVHIDVISNISQLIKQLRVLKPDEVPTYKLAGKIYLPMKPDGIAFSKTGDMPPRDEWLPKDLRF, from the coding sequence ATGCGGCGTTTGCTGGTACTGATGCTGGCGCTGTTACTGGCCAGCTGTGGTGGTTTGCCCATGAACTGGGAAAAACCGCGCATTTCTCTGGCTGGCATTACCCTGAAACAGGCCAATTTCTTGCAGCAGCGCTTTACTCTGGCGCTGACGATCCAGAACCCCAACAATATTTCGGTGCCAGTGACCGGGCTGGAAGCGCGGCTCACGGTGAATGGCCAGGAAATGGCGCAGGGTGTTTCCAACGAAGCGCTGACCATTCCGGCGTTGGGTGAGGCGACGGTGCATATTGATGTGATCAGTAATATCTCGCAGCTGATCAAGCAGTTACGTGTACTCAAGCCCGACGAAGTGCCTACCTACAAGCTGGCGGGCAAGATCTACTTGCCAATGAAACCCGATGGCATCGCCTTCAGCAAAACCGGTGATATGCCGCCTCGTGATGAATGGCTGCCCAAGGATTTGCGCTTCTGA
- the rlmD gene encoding 23S rRNA (uracil(1939)-C(5))-methyltransferase RlmD — translation MPQARIESLDHEGHGVAHVEGKTIFIDGALPFETVTYNSYRKKPAFENAQALQIHNESFMRTKPQCPHFGVCGGCSLQHMEFTAQVAAKQRVLEDNLQRIGSVKPETLLPAIYGPQWGYRHRARLSVRYVAKKGGVLVGFHEKRSSFIADMTECHVLPKSMSDQLVPLRELVGKLSIADRMPQIELAIGENITVLVFRNMEAINEQDEAHFKAYADQWGVQIWLQPKGPDTAYPLYPLDAPALTYQMPEFGITMPFKPTEFTQVNHAVNRVMVERAIRLLDPQPGEVIADMFCGLGNFTLPIARRGAKVLGMEGLQQLVDRAFEGARHNQLEHLTDFKVANLFEMTEEWLDKLGHFDKMLIDPPRDGAMELVKSISADHGPKRIVYVSCSPSTLARDANILVNDKGYTLKSSGIVNMFPHTGHVESMALFEKD, via the coding sequence ATGCCGCAAGCCCGGATTGAATCGCTGGACCACGAAGGTCACGGCGTTGCCCATGTTGAGGGCAAGACCATCTTTATCGACGGCGCACTGCCGTTTGAAACGGTCACCTATAACAGCTATCGCAAAAAGCCTGCTTTCGAGAACGCGCAGGCGCTGCAAATCCATAACGAAAGCTTTATGCGCACCAAGCCGCAATGCCCGCACTTTGGCGTATGCGGTGGCTGCTCTTTGCAGCATATGGAGTTCACGGCCCAGGTCGCTGCCAAGCAACGCGTGCTGGAAGACAATCTGCAGCGCATTGGTAGTGTGAAGCCGGAAACCTTGCTGCCAGCCATTTACGGCCCGCAATGGGGCTATCGCCATCGCGCACGTTTGTCGGTACGGTACGTTGCCAAAAAGGGCGGCGTTTTGGTGGGTTTCCACGAAAAGCGCTCGTCGTTCATTGCCGACATGACTGAATGCCATGTGCTGCCCAAGTCGATGTCCGACCAATTGGTGCCGCTGCGTGAACTGGTAGGCAAGTTGTCGATTGCCGATCGCATGCCACAAATTGAACTGGCCATTGGCGAGAACATCACCGTGCTGGTGTTCCGCAATATGGAAGCCATCAACGAACAAGACGAAGCTCACTTCAAGGCCTATGCCGACCAGTGGGGCGTGCAAATCTGGCTGCAACCCAAAGGCCCGGACACCGCTTACCCGTTGTACCCGCTGGACGCCCCGGCGCTCACCTACCAGATGCCCGAGTTCGGCATCACCATGCCGTTCAAGCCAACCGAATTCACCCAAGTGAACCACGCGGTGAATCGCGTCATGGTGGAACGGGCCATTCGCTTGCTTGATCCGCAACCGGGCGAAGTCATTGCCGACATGTTCTGCGGCTTGGGCAATTTCACCCTGCCGATCGCCCGCCGCGGCGCCAAGGTGCTGGGTATGGAAGGTCTGCAGCAATTGGTCGACCGCGCTTTTGAAGGTGCCCGCCACAACCAGCTGGAACACCTGACTGATTTCAAGGTCGCCAACCTGTTCGAAATGACTGAAGAATGGCTCGATAAACTCGGTCACTTCGACAAAATGCTGATCGACCCGCCACGCGATGGCGCCATGGAGCTGGTCAAGTCGATCAGTGCCGACCATGGCCCCAAGCGCATTGTTTATGTGTCCTGTAGCCCATCCACGCTGGCACGCGATGCCAACATCCTGGTCAATGACAAGGGCTATACGCTCAAGTCGTCAGGCATCGTAAACATGTTCCCGCACACCGGGCATGTGGAATCGATGGCGTTGTTTGAGAAGGATTGA
- the pnuC gene encoding nicotinamide riboside transporter PnuC, with protein MSNLEIIGFVTTLLGIWLATRGHVLTWPLQLVASLLYVYLFLDAHLFGESVLQFVYAALAVYGWWSWQRKPVSDTGSTRSLPISHMSRREWVWINLLGVACTAGVATMQVHFLPTDVPVLDSGIFVFGLLAQWMQARKKIENWPYWIVLDTVAAGVYWHKSLQLTAVLYIILAVLAAWGWWQWRREVRGQ; from the coding sequence ATGAGCAATCTTGAAATTATTGGTTTTGTGACCACGCTGCTGGGCATCTGGCTGGCTACACGCGGGCATGTGCTCACCTGGCCTTTGCAACTGGTTGCCAGTTTGCTGTACGTCTATCTGTTTCTGGATGCGCATCTGTTTGGCGAGAGTGTGTTGCAGTTTGTCTACGCCGCGCTGGCGGTGTATGGCTGGTGGAGTTGGCAGCGCAAACCGGTCAGCGATACCGGCAGTACGCGCAGCTTGCCGATAAGTCATATGTCACGCCGAGAATGGGTCTGGATCAATCTGCTGGGTGTGGCATGTACCGCAGGCGTGGCAACCATGCAGGTGCATTTCCTGCCGACGGATGTGCCGGTGCTGGATTCGGGCATTTTTGTGTTCGGTTTGCTGGCGCAATGGATGCAGGCGCGCAAGAAGATCGAAAACTGGCCGTACTGGATTGTGCTCGACACGGTCGCGGCCGGGGTTTACTGGCACAAATCGCTGCAACTGACTGCCGTGCTTTATATCATCCTGGCCGTTCTGGCGGCGTGGGGCTGGTGGCAATGGCGACGTGAGGTTCGCGGGCAATGA
- a CDS encoding ATP-binding protein, which yields MTRKIAIVGPESSGKTTLARDLAAALGCDWVPEYVREYFAAKGNSDYVLDDIVAIAHGQRAVEQGALPDQDWLVCDTNGLVCKIWAEVRFGHCPQEITAQWPAHDYALHVLVAPDIPWEPDPLRENPTDRDWLFGLYEAALIEAGVKYVVVRGGREQRVAAVLAALATV from the coding sequence ATGACGCGCAAAATCGCTATCGTCGGGCCGGAGTCCAGCGGTAAAACCACGCTGGCGCGTGATCTGGCCGCCGCCTTGGGCTGCGATTGGGTGCCGGAATATGTCCGCGAGTATTTTGCGGCCAAGGGCAACAGCGATTATGTGCTGGACGATATCGTCGCCATTGCTCATGGCCAGCGGGCGGTAGAGCAGGGCGCGTTACCGGATCAAGACTGGCTGGTGTGTGATACCAACGGTCTGGTCTGCAAAATCTGGGCAGAAGTACGGTTTGGCCATTGTCCGCAGGAAATCACGGCTCAATGGCCCGCGCATGACTATGCGTTGCACGTATTGGTCGCACCGGATATCCCGTGGGAGCCCGACCCTTTGCGCGAAAATCCGACTGATCGGGATTGGCTGTTTGGTTTATATGAAGCGGCGTTGATTGAGGCAGGTGTGAAATACGTGGTGGTGCGCGGTGGGCGAGAGCAGCGGGTGGCCGCTGTGCTGGCGGCTCTGGCAACAGTTTGA
- a CDS encoding UvrD-helicase domain-containing protein, translating into MLDHLNEPQRAAVKYLDGPCLVLAGAGSGKTRVITQKIAYLIQVAQMDARNIAAITFTNKAAREMNERVATLLPADRLRGLTVSTFHSLGMRILREEAKHLGYKPQFSILDSGDQWKIISDILTTTDKQLIRTTVSRISMLKTDRVSPDRALLNADSEGELHLAKLYRAYQDTLQAYQAVDFDDLIRLPVDLFAQEEAVRLKWQQRLRYLLIDEYQDTNNTQYDLLKFLTGSNGKFTAVGDDDQSIYAWRGANVENLALLKTDFPSLQVIKLEQNYRSVARILKCANAVISNNPKLFEKTLWSDLGIGDPIQVIEAKSEEAEAEMVAMNMLNHKFLHNTKFSDYAVLYRGNHQSRIIETQLREHRIPYVMAGGQSFFDRAEIKDVLGYLRLIANEDDDPAFIRAVTTPKRGVGNVTLEKLGAYASNRQISLFAAAYEEGFIHQVQPQQYEPLHNFCEFINRMQPRAQREAAGPLLEEMLGAIDYETWLYDSDDPKPAEAKWKNVQEFCGWVKKHSEDKGKNLIEVMQTIALITMLEGRDEEEVDAVRMSTLHASKGLEYPHVFLIGCEEDILPHANSIESGMVEEERRLMYVGITRAQRTLTISYCGKRRRAGEWQIVEPSRFLRELPPEDIRVTGRLAPDKGQNQVTKTEGRATLAGLMDKLGGM; encoded by the coding sequence ATGCTGGATCACCTGAACGAACCGCAGCGCGCCGCCGTTAAATATCTGGACGGCCCTTGCCTGGTGCTGGCTGGTGCGGGCTCGGGCAAGACGCGGGTGATTACGCAAAAGATTGCCTACCTGATCCAGGTGGCGCAAATGGATGCCCGCAATATCGCGGCGATTACCTTTACCAACAAAGCCGCGCGCGAAATGAACGAGCGGGTAGCCACCTTGCTACCCGCCGACCGTTTGCGCGGGCTGACGGTCAGCACGTTTCACTCGCTGGGCATGCGCATCTTGCGTGAAGAAGCGAAACATCTGGGCTACAAGCCACAATTTTCGATTCTGGATAGCGGCGATCAGTGGAAGATCATCTCCGATATCCTCACCACCACCGACAAGCAACTGATCCGCACCACCGTCTCGCGCATCTCCATGCTGAAAACCGACCGGGTGTCGCCAGATCGTGCCTTGCTGAACGCAGATTCCGAGGGCGAACTGCATCTGGCCAAGCTCTACCGAGCTTATCAGGACACGCTGCAGGCTTATCAGGCGGTGGACTTTGATGATCTGATCCGGCTGCCGGTTGACCTGTTCGCCCAGGAAGAAGCGGTGCGCTTGAAGTGGCAACAACGGCTGCGCTACCTGCTGATCGACGAGTATCAAGACACCAACAACACCCAGTACGACCTGCTCAAGTTTCTCACCGGCAGCAACGGCAAGTTCACCGCCGTGGGCGATGATGACCAGTCCATTTACGCCTGGCGCGGCGCCAATGTAGAAAACCTGGCGCTGCTCAAGACTGACTTCCCGTCATTGCAGGTAATCAAGCTGGAGCAAAACTACCGCTCGGTGGCGCGCATTCTGAAATGCGCTAACGCGGTGATCTCCAACAACCCCAAGTTGTTTGAAAAGACCCTGTGGTCTGACTTGGGCATTGGCGATCCAATCCAGGTGATCGAGGCCAAGAGCGAGGAAGCTGAAGCCGAAATGGTGGCGATGAACATGCTCAACCACAAGTTTCTGCACAACACCAAGTTCTCTGATTACGCGGTGCTGTATCGCGGCAATCACCAATCCCGCATTATCGAAACGCAGTTGCGCGAACATCGCATTCCCTACGTGATGGCCGGCGGGCAATCATTTTTTGATCGGGCCGAAATCAAGGACGTTCTGGGCTATCTGCGCCTCATTGCCAATGAAGATGATGATCCAGCATTTATCCGCGCAGTGACCACGCCCAAGCGCGGCGTGGGTAACGTGACGCTGGAAAAACTGGGCGCTTATGCCTCAAATCGCCAGATCTCGCTATTTGCGGCGGCTTACGAAGAAGGCTTTATTCATCAGGTGCAGCCGCAGCAGTACGAGCCTTTGCACAATTTCTGCGAATTCATCAATCGCATGCAACCGCGCGCCCAGCGTGAGGCAGCGGGCCCCTTGCTGGAAGAAATGCTCGGGGCGATTGACTACGAAACCTGGCTATACGACAGCGATGATCCCAAGCCGGCCGAAGCCAAGTGGAAAAATGTGCAGGAGTTCTGCGGCTGGGTGAAGAAACACAGCGAAGACAAAGGCAAAAATCTGATTGAGGTGATGCAAACCATCGCGCTGATCACCATGCTGGAAGGCCGCGATGAAGAAGAAGTCGACGCCGTGCGCATGTCCACCCTGCATGCCTCCAAAGGCCTGGAATATCCGCACGTGTTTCTGATTGGCTGTGAGGAAGACATCCTGCCGCATGCCAACTCAATTGAATCGGGCATGGTGGAAGAAGAACGGCGGCTGATGTACGTCGGCATTACCCGCGCCCAGCGCACCTTGACCATCAGCTATTGCGGCAAGCGCCGCCGTGCTGGCGAGTGGCAAATTGTCGAGCCGTCGCGCTTTCTGCGTGAATTGCCACCCGAGGATATCCGCGTTACCGGACGATTGGCGCCAGATAAAGGCCAGAATCAGGTCACCAAAACCGAAGGCCGCGCCACCCTGGCCGGGTTGATGGATAAATTGGGCGGGATGTAA
- a CDS encoding PLP-dependent cysteine synthase family protein: MLHHRPFPSLPAMHASRLWTAEAIRIIEADFNRSADTHLIPLKLAGFPDIDFYLKDESSHPTGSLKHRLARSLFLYALANGWLHKSSTVIEASSGSTAVSEAYFANLLGLPFIAVMPATTSPEKIAAIQFHGGRCHLVADATQITIESQRLAAETGGHFMDQFTFAERATDWRANNNIAESIFGQMKLERYPEPTWIVASCGTGGTSATLGRYVRYRRHKTRIACADPDNSVFFEAFVSGQRHHTLGCGSKIEGIGRPRVEPSFMPGVIDTMFQVPDMLSIAATRWLANQLGRKVGGSTGCQFVAVLQLACEMRERGECGSIITLICDSGDRYIHSYYNDAWLAANGFDLSEGHQQITACAQTAAPMTTQIARHDH, translated from the coding sequence ATGCTGCACCATCGCCCATTTCCCAGCCTGCCTGCCATGCACGCCTCAAGACTCTGGACCGCTGAAGCCATCCGCATTATCGAGGCCGACTTTAATCGCTCGGCCGATACGCATCTCATTCCGCTCAAGCTGGCTGGCTTTCCGGATATCGATTTCTATCTGAAAGATGAATCCAGCCATCCGACCGGCAGCCTCAAGCATCGGCTGGCGCGCTCGTTATTTTTGTATGCGCTGGCCAATGGCTGGCTGCATAAAAGTAGCACGGTGATCGAGGCTTCTAGTGGCTCGACCGCAGTCTCTGAGGCCTACTTTGCCAACCTGCTCGGCTTGCCGTTTATTGCCGTAATGCCCGCCACCACCAGCCCGGAAAAAATTGCGGCGATCCAGTTTCACGGCGGACGCTGCCATCTGGTGGCCGATGCCACGCAAATCACGATTGAATCGCAGCGGCTGGCCGCAGAAACCGGCGGCCATTTCATGGACCAGTTCACCTTTGCCGAGCGTGCCACCGACTGGCGCGCCAACAACAATATCGCCGAGTCGATTTTTGGGCAGATGAAGCTGGAACGCTACCCAGAGCCCACCTGGATCGTCGCCAGTTGTGGCACCGGTGGTACCTCGGCCACGTTGGGGCGTTATGTGCGTTATCGCCGCCACAAAACACGCATTGCCTGCGCTGATCCGGATAATTCGGTGTTCTTCGAGGCGTTTGTCTCTGGCCAACGCCACCATACGCTGGGTTGTGGTTCAAAGATCGAGGGCATTGGCCGCCCGCGCGTGGAGCCATCGTTTATGCCCGGCGTGATCGACACCATGTTTCAGGTGCCAGATATGTTGTCGATTGCTGCTACCCGCTGGCTGGCCAATCAACTCGGGCGCAAAGTGGGCGGCTCTACCGGTTGCCAGTTTGTCGCCGTTTTACAACTGGCCTGCGAGATGCGGGAACGCGGCGAGTGCGGCTCCATCATCACGCTGATTTGCGATAGCGGTGACCGTTACATCCACTCGTATTACAACGACGCGTGGCTGGCGGCCAATGGCTTTGATCTGAGCGAAGGCCATCAGCAAATTACCGCCTGCGCGCAAACCGCCGCGCCGATGACGACGCAGATTGCACGCCACGATCATTGA
- the xseA gene encoding exodeoxyribonuclease VII large subunit, whose translation MSDLNRTVRELLEGSLPVLWVSGEISNFKRYDSGHCYFSLKDKTAQVRCVMFRNRAGLLDFQPREGMHVEIRAVVTLYEARGDYQLTVEAMRPAGLGALFEAFEKLKAKLAAEGLFAAERKQGIPTFPKAVGIVTSPKAAALRDVLTTLGRRMPGLPVILYPCAVQGASAAAEIANAIRKATERNEVDTLIVCRGGGSLEDLWSFNEEVVARAIADCPIPLISGVGHETDFTIADFVADIRAATPTAAAELASPNRAEWLGRLNEQRRHLQRAFERQLQQRMQKLDALGRRLRHPGELLERQRERLQALTLRLQAAPARQLERKHNSLAQMRLRLIHAGPDTAPARARLERAGQRLEAARVRSLEQRAARLGNLAARLQALNPTAVLSRGYALVETANGKVVQRADQLHAGDRIKVRFADDAVDAAVAGKPVEQQELF comes from the coding sequence GTGTCCGATTTAAACCGGACCGTGCGCGAATTACTGGAAGGCAGCCTGCCGGTTTTGTGGGTGAGCGGCGAAATTTCCAACTTCAAGCGCTACGACTCGGGGCATTGTTACTTCAGCCTGAAAGATAAAACCGCCCAGGTCCGCTGCGTAATGTTTCGCAACCGCGCTGGCTTGCTGGATTTTCAGCCGCGCGAAGGCATGCATGTAGAAATCCGCGCCGTGGTCACGCTGTACGAAGCACGCGGAGATTATCAACTGACCGTCGAAGCGATGCGCCCGGCCGGTCTGGGCGCGTTGTTTGAGGCCTTCGAAAAACTCAAGGCCAAACTCGCGGCTGAAGGCTTGTTTGCCGCCGAGCGCAAACAAGGCATCCCGACCTTTCCCAAAGCGGTCGGCATCGTTACCTCGCCCAAAGCCGCCGCATTACGCGACGTGCTGACCACGCTGGGCCGTCGCATGCCGGGCCTGCCCGTCATCCTCTACCCTTGCGCGGTGCAAGGCGCCAGTGCTGCCGCAGAGATCGCCAACGCCATCCGCAAAGCCACCGAGCGCAATGAAGTCGACACGCTGATTGTGTGCCGTGGCGGTGGCAGCCTGGAGGACTTGTGGTCTTTCAACGAAGAAGTCGTGGCCCGCGCCATTGCCGACTGCCCTATTCCGTTGATTAGCGGTGTTGGGCACGAAACCGACTTCACCATCGCCGATTTTGTCGCTGACATCCGCGCCGCCACGCCCACCGCTGCCGCTGAACTGGCCAGCCCGAACCGGGCGGAATGGCTCGGGCGGCTGAACGAGCAGCGCCGCCATCTGCAACGCGCCTTTGAACGGCAGTTGCAACAACGCATGCAAAAGCTGGATGCCCTTGGCCGCCGTTTGCGCCATCCGGGTGAATTACTGGAACGCCAGCGCGAACGCTTGCAAGCCTTGACCTTGCGTCTACAAGCGGCGCCAGCCCGACAGCTGGAACGCAAACACAATAGCCTTGCGCAAATGCGCTTACGGTTGATTCATGCTGGCCCGGATACCGCGCCAGCCCGCGCAAGACTGGAACGCGCCGGTCAGCGACTGGAAGCCGCCCGCGTGCGCAGTCTGGAACAACGTGCGGCAAGGTTGGGCAATCTGGCGGCGCGCTTGCAGGCATTGAACCCGACCGCAGTTTTGTCGCGCGGCTATGCGCTGGTCGAAACCGCCAACGGCAAGGTGGTACAGCGTGCTGACCAGTTGCATGCAGGTGATCGCATCAAGGTGCGGTTTGCGGATGATGCGGTCGATGCGGCGGTGGCTGGCAAGCCAGTGGAGCAACAGGAATTATTTTGA
- a CDS encoding MotA/TolQ/ExbB proton channel family protein, with protein MLEIIQAAGWPIWLIIAASVAALTIIIERLLTLRKGLVLPEGLLARVVQEYRSNGVSAEMVSKLAVSSPLGKVLAAGLKNVKSSREIMKESIEEVGGVVSHDLERYLSALGTIAAITPLLGLFGTVVGMIEIFGAQSPATGANPAALAHGISVALYNTAFGIIVAVPSLLFYRVFRTKVDGYLVEMEQQAVKLVEVVHGERQLNSTNK; from the coding sequence ATGCTGGAGATTATTCAAGCCGCTGGCTGGCCGATCTGGTTGATTATTGCGGCCTCGGTCGCTGCGCTGACCATCATCATTGAACGGCTGCTGACGTTGCGCAAAGGCCTGGTTTTACCAGAGGGCCTGCTGGCCCGAGTGGTGCAGGAATACCGCAGTAACGGCGTGAGCGCCGAAATGGTGTCCAAGCTGGCCGTCTCTTCGCCGCTGGGTAAAGTACTGGCCGCTGGCCTGAAGAATGTAAAAAGCTCACGCGAGATCATGAAAGAGTCGATCGAAGAAGTGGGCGGTGTGGTGTCGCATGATCTGGAGCGCTATCTGTCGGCGCTCGGTACCATCGCCGCCATCACGCCACTGCTGGGCCTGTTCGGCACTGTAGTCGGCATGATCGAAATTTTCGGTGCGCAATCACCTGCTACCGGCGCGAACCCGGCTGCGCTGGCACACGGTATTTCGGTGGCGCTGTACAACACCGCCTTCGGTATCATCGTGGCGGTGCCTAGCCTGCTGTTCTACCGCGTGTTCCGCACCAAGGTAGATGGTTACCTGGTCGAGATGGAACAACAGGCGGTGAAGCTGGTGGAAGTGGTCCACGGCGAGCGCCAACTGAACAGCACCAACAAGTAA